One window from the genome of Spiractinospora alimapuensis encodes:
- a CDS encoding FadR/GntR family transcriptional regulator: protein MPEDTAGAGGSRTAGRPVGVAEDAINRLKDRIGSGEFPPGQRLPAEAELSATLGVSRLSLREAVRALVVAGVLEVRHGAGTFVTDLRPDRMVDAIGRFLELAGDGGYLELMECRRVIEPGATALAAPRIEPELLASLREQIDTMREMTDPTELVEADLRFHAEIAAASGNPTLAALSTSVARRTDRARVWRAMVAEHVTEQTHQQHLAIHAALTRRDSLAAFTAATAHIQTVEEWIAARLSTNG from the coding sequence ATGCCAGAGGACACCGCCGGTGCGGGCGGCTCGCGGACCGCGGGCCGCCCGGTCGGCGTCGCCGAGGACGCGATCAACCGCCTGAAGGACCGCATCGGATCGGGCGAGTTTCCCCCGGGACAACGGCTTCCGGCGGAGGCCGAGCTCAGTGCCACGCTGGGCGTCTCGCGGCTGTCGCTGCGCGAGGCGGTCCGGGCGTTGGTGGTGGCGGGGGTGCTCGAGGTGCGGCACGGCGCCGGCACCTTCGTCACCGACCTGCGGCCGGACCGCATGGTGGACGCGATCGGACGTTTCCTCGAACTCGCCGGCGACGGCGGCTACCTCGAGTTGATGGAGTGCCGCCGCGTCATCGAGCCGGGAGCGACCGCCCTGGCCGCGCCGCGCATCGAACCGGAGCTCCTCGCCTCGCTTCGCGAACAGATCGACACCATGCGGGAGATGACCGACCCCACCGAGCTGGTGGAGGCCGATCTCCGGTTCCACGCCGAGATCGCGGCCGCGTCCGGGAACCCCACCCTGGCGGCCCTGTCCACATCGGTGGCCCGCCGCACCGACCGCGCCCGTGTGTGGCGGGCGATGGTGGCCGAACACGTCACCGAGCAGACCCATCAGCAACACCTCGCCATCCACGCCGCGCTCACGCGCCGCGACAGCCTCGCCGCGTTCACCGCGGCCACGGCCCACATCCAGACCGTCGAGGAGTGGATCGCCGCCCGCCTTTCAACGAATGGGTAG
- a CDS encoding enolase C-terminal domain-like protein, whose translation MTARITEIETIDVRFPTSRHLDGSDAMQEAPDYSAAYVVLHTDDPEFPEGHGFTFTIGRGTELAVQAAAVVGERLRGRSVDEIVGDLGALWRDLTGDSHLRWLGPDKGVIHLGTAAVVNACWDLAARRAGKPVWKLLADMTPEQIVDLVDWRYLEDALTREQALELLRSRWDGRAEREAHLREHGYPAYTTSAGWLGYDDEKLARLCREAVDAGWDSVKLKVGKDLEDDRRRCRIAREIIGPDRRLMIDANQVLGVQEAIAWHKGLAEFDIWWFEEPTSPDDILGHAAIQREISPTHVATGEHAHNVVMFKQLLQADAIGICQIDACRVAGVNENIATLLLAAAHGVPVCPHAGGVGLCELVQHLSIFDYIAVSGSLENRMVEYVDHLHEHFVDPVRMQGPRYRLPENPGYSAEIKRDSLREHSFPDGPVWSR comes from the coding sequence ATGACCGCACGCATCACCGAGATCGAGACCATCGACGTCCGCTTCCCCACGTCCCGTCATCTGGACGGGTCGGACGCCATGCAGGAGGCTCCCGACTACTCCGCGGCCTACGTGGTGCTCCACACCGACGACCCGGAGTTTCCGGAGGGCCACGGCTTCACGTTCACGATCGGTCGGGGCACCGAGCTCGCCGTCCAGGCGGCGGCCGTGGTCGGCGAGCGGCTGCGCGGGCGCAGCGTCGACGAGATCGTGGGCGACCTGGGTGCCCTGTGGCGCGACCTGACCGGCGACAGCCACCTCCGCTGGCTCGGCCCGGACAAGGGCGTCATCCACCTCGGGACCGCGGCCGTGGTCAACGCCTGCTGGGACCTGGCGGCGCGTCGCGCCGGTAAACCGGTGTGGAAGCTCCTGGCCGACATGACGCCGGAACAGATCGTCGACCTCGTGGACTGGCGTTACCTCGAGGACGCGTTGACTCGGGAGCAGGCGCTGGAGCTGCTGCGCTCGCGGTGGGACGGTCGGGCGGAACGCGAGGCCCACCTGCGTGAACACGGGTACCCCGCCTACACCACGAGCGCGGGCTGGCTCGGCTACGACGACGAGAAACTCGCCCGCCTCTGCCGCGAGGCGGTGGACGCTGGGTGGGACTCGGTGAAGCTGAAGGTCGGCAAGGACCTGGAGGACGACCGGCGGCGGTGCCGCATCGCGCGCGAGATCATAGGCCCGGACCGGCGACTGATGATCGACGCCAACCAGGTGTTGGGCGTGCAGGAGGCCATCGCCTGGCACAAGGGGCTCGCCGAGTTCGACATCTGGTGGTTCGAGGAGCCCACCAGCCCGGACGACATCCTCGGCCACGCCGCGATCCAGCGGGAGATCTCCCCGACCCACGTCGCGACCGGGGAGCACGCCCACAACGTGGTCATGTTCAAGCAGTTGCTGCAGGCCGACGCGATCGGGATCTGCCAGATCGACGCCTGTCGGGTGGCCGGGGTCAACGAGAACATCGCGACCCTGCTGCTGGCCGCGGCGCACGGTGTTCCCGTCTGCCCGCACGCCGGCGGAGTCGGCCTGTGCGAACTGGTCCAGCACCTCTCGATCTTCGACTACATCGCCGTCAGCGGTTCCCTGGAGAACCGGATGGTGGAGTACGTGGACCACCTGCACGAGCACTTCGTCGACCCGGTCCGGATGCAGGGCCCGCGTTACCGTCTGCCGGAGAACCCGGGGTACAGCGCGGAGATCAAACGCGACTCCCTGCGGGAGCACTCCTTCCCGGACGGCCCAGTGTGGTCGCGGTAG